Proteins encoded in a region of the Mycoplasma mobile 163K genome:
- a CDS encoding MSC_0624 family F1-like ATPase-associated membrane protein: MIDSKLSKTFRNIDIEKFSFKKRERTIFIYKIVIILWILMISLFTWFFWGDFLLQTNLSIEGTNGVSLFQTIPNLVNSAIMSFATYFFLSKMLNYIENLIDRFGLFWIWMIFLLVFSLAAQIFNFYFVPLKTYFGLIYALFWVLGLTIINFFLDLYIYINTKKTDPILSRNTFFKLFSYISYVSSLFFIIGIFWNFLILTDTTQELNIVNFGFYNWFLLTTPIDIFWKIVLFIVIFIFQIPLIVHTFKYVNIEKKYKYNSFIFSSVFVLGAIIWFSYAWANNLFNTQNVVNFNQIFGSFTTWLFLILNIILVLIFIAYVRLGREELKSSIVRSLVLTTFISLIWFSLIIINITFDLQSIIGTFIFIIAVFSTSFLFIIFALQKPLISKFIIFLFSSLLLIIDLAIILNIFFNIFRQFESILINLGGIHFLIYVIISIVSLIAFLVVLTKFWKITKNYKNIYEKDIKIKG, translated from the coding sequence ATGATAGATTCGAAATTATCAAAAACATTTAGAAATATTGATATTGAAAAATTTTCTTTTAAAAAAAGAGAGAGAACTATTTTCATTTACAAAATTGTGATAATTTTATGAATTTTAATGATTTCATTATTTACTTGATTTTTTTGAGGAGATTTTTTACTTCAAACTAATTTATCAATTGAAGGAACAAATGGAGTTTCTCTTTTTCAAACAATCCCTAATTTAGTAAATAGTGCTATAATGAGTTTTGCTACTTATTTCTTTTTATCTAAAATGTTAAATTACATTGAAAACTTAATAGATAGATTTGGTCTTTTTTGAATATGAATGATTTTTTTGCTAGTATTTTCATTAGCTGCACAGATATTCAATTTTTATTTTGTTCCATTAAAAACCTATTTTGGATTAATTTATGCTTTATTTTGGGTATTAGGATTAACAATAATTAATTTTTTTCTTGATTTATATATTTATATTAACACCAAAAAAACAGATCCTATTCTATCTAGAAACACTTTTTTTAAATTATTTTCTTATATTTCTTATGTTAGTTCTTTATTTTTTATAATTGGAATTTTTTGGAATTTTTTAATTTTAACAGATACTACACAAGAATTAAATATAGTAAATTTTGGATTTTATAATTGATTTTTACTAACAACACCAATTGATATATTTTGGAAAATTGTTTTATTTATTGTAATATTTATTTTCCAAATACCTTTGATTGTTCATACTTTTAAATATGTTAATATAGAAAAAAAATATAAATATAACTCTTTTATATTTAGTTCAGTTTTTGTGCTTGGAGCAATTATTTGATTTTCCTATGCTTGAGCAAATAATCTTTTTAATACACAAAATGTGGTTAATTTTAATCAAATTTTTGGTAGTTTTACAACATGATTGTTTTTGATTTTAAATATAATACTTGTCCTAATTTTTATTGCTTATGTTCGTCTTGGTAGAGAAGAATTAAAATCTAGTATTGTTAGGTCATTAGTTTTGACTACATTTATTTCTCTTATTTGATTCTCTTTAATAATAATTAATATTACTTTTGATTTACAAAGCATAATTGGGACTTTCATTTTTATAATTGCTGTTTTTTCAACTTCTTTTTTATTTATAATTTTTGCTTTGCAAAAACCTTTGATTAGTAAATTTATAATTTTTCTATTTTCAAGTTTATTACTTATAATTGATTTGGCTATTATATTAAATATTTTTTTCAATATTTTTAGACAATTTGAAAGCATCCTTATTAATTTAGGCGGGATTCACTTTTTAATATATGTAATTATATCTATAGTGTCTTTAATTGCTTTTTTAGTAGTTTTAACAAAATTCTGAAAAATTACAAAAAATTACAAAAACATTTATGAAAAAGATATAAAAATAAAAGGATAA
- a CDS encoding MSC_0623 family F1-like ATPase-associated protein — protein sequence MNSNKNNIIKKILEFIKGKKVNKFVKHNELVSISISHFNEYKEKSPVQNVENFKTNLLIIANEKNESNLYELFLEKLENGINSRKVLIFDKLDFIITWQSAKNDLIAFPVLENKTSNESSLISLDLKNENNLFTNFQKLVKVEISNGFGINFFDKFIITKSENESYKILFSEKVLLKNENRK from the coding sequence ATGAACTCAAATAAAAATAACATAATAAAGAAAATTTTAGAATTTATAAAGGGGAAAAAAGTAAATAAATTTGTTAAACATAATGAATTGGTTTCGATTTCTATAAGTCATTTTAATGAATATAAAGAAAAATCCCCTGTTCAAAATGTTGAAAATTTTAAGACAAACCTGCTTATCATTGCAAATGAGAAAAATGAGTCTAATTTATATGAATTATTTTTAGAAAAATTAGAAAATGGAATTAACTCGAGAAAAGTTTTAATTTTTGATAAATTAGATTTCATAATTACTTGACAATCTGCAAAAAATGATTTAATAGCTTTTCCTGTTTTAGAAAATAAAACTTCAAATGAATCTTCTTTAATAAGTCTTGATTTGAAAAATGAAAATAATTTATTTACTAATTTTCAAAAATTAGTAAAAGTTGAAATTTCAAATGGATTTGGAATAAATTTTTTTGATAAATTTATTATTACAAAAAGTGAAAACGAAAGTTATAAAATTCTTTTTTCTGAAAAGGTGCTATTAAAAAATGAAAATAGGAAGTAA
- the rplU gene encoding 50S ribosomal protein L21 — protein sequence MFAIIETGGKQILVKKDDFIFIEKIEGEAGQNVVFDKVLLVDDKIGTPFLKNATVTGIIEKQGKQKKIVVYRHNAKSTHKRKLGHRQPYTRVKILEIKG from the coding sequence ATGTTTGCAATTATTGAAACAGGTGGAAAGCAAATTCTTGTAAAAAAAGATGATTTCATTTTTATTGAAAAAATTGAAGGTGAAGCAGGTCAAAATGTAGTTTTTGATAAAGTACTTTTAGTTGATGATAAAATTGGAACTCCCTTTTTAAAGAATGCTACTGTAACTGGTATTATAGAAAAGCAAGGTAAACAAAAAAAGATTGTTGTTTATCGTCATAATGCCAAATCAACTCACAAAAGAAAATTAGGGCACCGTCAGCCTTATACTAGAGTAAAAATTTTAGAAATTAAAGGATAA
- a CDS encoding MSC_0619 family F1-like ATPase alpha subunit produces the protein MKPIIKSIQDNIIYVEGEFNYSQSQVFLINNKIHAYLLSASVNSANLLVESEIESLKINDELDLVENSGKISTYQKFYGKIIDIFGHIKYPIEANDIIDENEEKIGTGKIFNKALGMMFRKSLNEPVQTGIASIDMLIPLGKGQRELIIGDRRTGKTSVALNTIISQKNTNTKAVYVAIGQRKTNINFIYNTLEEFDVLKNTIILEASSENLYHQFFALYVGMTHAENIAKNGDDVIIVIDDLSKHANIYREMALLINKPAGREAFPGDIFFTHSKVLERAGKFKNENWGTITALPIVETIEGDITSLISSNIISITDGQIIMSSELAASGKFPAIDIELSVSRTGSKVQNKVLSKYSKKISKTFSLYKRNLKYSEIKYNFSSEIFDILSKGEVLENLFIQKGFSNYTLTTLIIISNLVEWRILENIKDVSSVLDFINYFFDFDLTAKKIKEKIENEIEIDNELFKNFIINLINEFLFYSSNQYYFENSDSVLKINKNFIKVYFDGNSKIKEVKND, from the coding sequence ATGAAACCAATTATCAAATCAATACAAGACAACATTATTTATGTAGAAGGTGAATTTAACTATAGTCAATCACAAGTTTTTCTTATCAATAATAAAATTCATGCTTATTTATTAAGTGCTTCAGTAAATAGTGCAAATTTACTTGTTGAATCAGAAATTGAATCATTGAAAATTAATGATGAATTAGATTTAGTTGAAAATTCTGGAAAAATAAGTACATATCAAAAGTTTTATGGAAAAATAATAGATATTTTTGGGCATATAAAATATCCAATCGAAGCAAATGACATAATTGATGAAAATGAAGAAAAAATAGGAACTGGAAAAATTTTTAATAAAGCTTTAGGGATGATGTTTCGTAAAAGTTTAAATGAGCCTGTGCAAACAGGGATTGCTTCAATTGATATGTTAATCCCTTTAGGAAAAGGGCAAAGAGAATTAATTATTGGAGATAGAAGAACAGGTAAAACTTCTGTTGCCTTAAATACAATTATTAGTCAAAAAAATACAAATACTAAAGCTGTTTATGTTGCAATCGGACAAAGAAAAACTAATATAAATTTTATCTATAATACACTTGAAGAATTTGATGTTTTAAAAAATACAATTATTTTAGAAGCAAGTAGTGAAAATTTATATCATCAATTTTTTGCTTTATATGTTGGTATGACTCATGCAGAAAATATTGCAAAAAATGGGGATGATGTCATTATTGTTATTGATGATTTATCTAAACATGCAAATATTTATCGTGAAATGGCTCTTTTAATTAATAAACCAGCTGGAAGAGAAGCTTTTCCAGGAGATATTTTTTTTACACATTCCAAAGTTCTTGAAAGAGCTGGTAAATTCAAAAATGAAAATTGAGGAACAATAACTGCTTTACCAATTGTTGAAACAATTGAAGGAGATATCACAAGTTTAATTAGTAGTAATATCATTTCAATTACAGACGGACAAATTATCATGTCTTCAGAATTAGCTGCTTCAGGAAAATTTCCTGCAATTGATATTGAGCTTAGTGTAAGTAGGACTGGATCTAAAGTTCAAAATAAAGTTCTTTCAAAATATAGTAAAAAAATTTCTAAAACATTTTCTCTTTATAAAAGAAATTTAAAATATAGTGAAATTAAATATAATTTTTCATCTGAAATTTTTGATATTTTATCTAAAGGAGAAGTTTTAGAAAATCTTTTTATTCAAAAAGGTTTTAGTAACTATACTTTAACAACTTTAATTATTATTTCAAATTTAGTCGAATGAAGAATTTTAGAAAATATAAAAGATGTTTCAAGTGTTCTTGATTTTATTAATTATTTTTTTGATTTTGATTTAACAGCTAAAAAAATTAAGGAAAAAATTGAAAATGAAATTGAAATAGATAATGAATTATTTAAAAATTTTATCATTAATTTAATTAATGAATTTCTTTTTTATTCAAGTAATCAATATTATTTTGAAAATTCCGATTCTGTTTTAAAAATTAACAAAAACTTTATCAAAGTGTATTTTGATGGTAATTCAAAAATAAAAGAGGTAAAAAATGATTAA
- a CDS encoding MSC_0618 family F1-like ATPase beta subunit, with protein MKGKVIKITSDIIEVDFEKQDDNVKINQTVFLHEDNTVLLIESISNSKIATCIILTQNRPIKINDIVTNKMEVLKVPVGSKIAGKVFNILGETLNAKEFEDEPNTIPINSIIQREIEFNQNPILIETGIKVIDFFLPLIKGNKLGIFGGAGVGKTVLMKELIFNSLKVDDSTFSIFIGTGERSREGEELYSELKEADLLKNSTMFISQMNEEAGARMNILPVGITAAEYMRDFEKRNVLVFIDNIFRYIQAGNELSASLGKKPSSAGYQPTLISEVSKIQERLNRTQNGAITSFQTVFLPSDDITDPAAVAIFSHLDSSLVLNREIAASGIYPAFDPLASSSNNIKPELIGKKHYEAFIKVKSILQKYKELEDLVLILGLDDLEEENKIIVKKALQLKSFFSQNFFTASSFTKDEGTFVKKEDTIDSIIEIINGDFLTRHPDDFLYISTTFDLETDQEIEERLKLEELKKNL; from the coding sequence ATTAAGGGAAAAGTAATAAAAATCACTTCTGATATTATTGAAGTTGATTTTGAAAAACAAGATGACAATGTCAAAATAAATCAAACTGTTTTTTTACATGAAGATAATACTGTTTTATTAATTGAAAGCATTTCAAATTCCAAAATTGCAACATGTATTATTTTGACTCAAAATAGACCCATTAAAATTAATGATATTGTTACAAATAAAATGGAAGTTTTAAAAGTTCCAGTAGGTTCAAAAATCGCAGGAAAAGTTTTTAATATTTTAGGAGAAACTTTAAATGCTAAGGAATTTGAAGATGAACCAAATACAATTCCTATAAATTCAATCATCCAAAGAGAAATTGAATTCAACCAAAATCCTATATTAATAGAAACAGGAATTAAAGTTATTGATTTCTTCTTGCCTTTAATTAAAGGAAATAAATTAGGAATTTTTGGAGGAGCTGGAGTAGGGAAAACTGTTTTAATGAAAGAATTAATTTTTAATTCACTAAAAGTAGATGATTCGACTTTTTCAATTTTTATTGGTACAGGAGAAAGAAGTAGAGAAGGAGAAGAATTATACTCTGAACTTAAAGAAGCTGATTTATTAAAAAATTCTACAATGTTCATTTCACAAATGAACGAAGAAGCAGGTGCTAGAATGAATATTTTACCTGTTGGAATTACTGCTGCTGAATATATGCGAGATTTTGAAAAAAGAAATGTTTTAGTTTTTATCGATAATATTTTTCGTTATATTCAAGCAGGAAATGAATTAAGTGCTTCTCTAGGGAAAAAACCTTCAAGTGCAGGTTATCAACCAACTTTAATTTCTGAAGTAAGTAAAATTCAAGAAAGATTAAATCGTACTCAAAATGGAGCAATAACTTCGTTTCAAACAGTTTTTTTACCTTCAGATGATATTACAGATCCAGCAGCTGTAGCTATTTTTTCACATTTAGATAGTTCTTTAGTTTTAAATCGAGAAATAGCTGCTAGTGGAATTTATCCGGCTTTTGATCCATTAGCTTCTTCTTCAAATAACATTAAACCTGAATTAATTGGTAAAAAACATTATGAAGCTTTTATCAAAGTAAAATCTATTTTACAAAAATATAAAGAATTAGAAGATCTTGTTTTAATTTTAGGTCTAGATGATTTAGAAGAAGAAAATAAAATTATTGTTAAAAAAGCCTTACAATTAAAAAGTTTTTTTTCACAAAATTTTTTCACAGCTTCGAGTTTTACTAAAGATGAAGGAACTTTTGTTAAAAAAGAAGACACAATAGATTCAATTATAGAAATTATTAATGGTGATTTTTTAACAAGACATCCAGATGATTTTCTATATATTTCAACAACTTTTGATTTAGAAACTGATCAAGAAATTGAAGAACGTTTAAAATTAGAAGAGCTGAAAAAAAATCTTTAA
- a CDS encoding DUF2779 domain-containing protein, whose protein sequence is MEIDNKENIIYLKNFKRLLTSQAFFVWNDLEIPSANTDLLDTMDDEENTDSIWEIFLNPEDTRNIDITANIYKKLEEAAFDFLSNKFNKNEVFINTETEIEVALKKTLDAIQDEKMKLIINPVFKYKNAVAKIAFYDKQNKKIGAIKFTTSTKLSDYIKAFYDFSIATAFFEIKQYSLIILNYKDNYLKNEIDFHETFYANTTKTKRSSKKDIFYFEKKLRSSGESDESETIYEKISSRMIKKNLDFMPFDLYLSQINQALEIKNRLPLNQDDNTDWGENPFLKELIKLDCPKYSDFSGKVISKNEIISNNPKESKIRRDIEENRDEIRFAEIENVIKSLKEKNARIIWYDFESYSLPYSAIDNYLPYKQIPFQLSIIETLNDKIISKNNLVYDPLNYTNENFIEIINTIYSKKADSYVVYNKSYENTRLKEMCENLKTTKNKLFGNVEKLNDLNKRIEYIISKTVDLAELFIPKVDQTPIFLSELKGFYSIKKIEKYITKNQIKLKNNIVPYSTLEVKDGLMAMKLGIKRSLNIIGNEEWKKEKENLKKYCENDVRAMLMVYDFAIYMQNNSFKGEQNGRS, encoded by the coding sequence ATGGAAATTGATAATAAAGAAAATATTATTTATTTAAAAAATTTTAAAAGATTATTGACTTCTCAAGCGTTTTTTGTTTGAAATGACTTAGAAATCCCTTCAGCTAATACCGATCTATTAGATACAATGGATGATGAAGAAAATACAGATTCTATTTGAGAAATTTTTTTAAACCCTGAAGACACTAGAAACATTGATATTACTGCTAATATTTATAAAAAACTAGAAGAGGCTGCATTTGATTTTCTTTCAAATAAATTTAATAAAAATGAAGTTTTTATTAATACTGAAACAGAAATTGAAGTAGCTTTAAAAAAAACTCTAGATGCAATCCAAGATGAAAAAATGAAACTTATCATAAATCCTGTTTTTAAATATAAAAATGCAGTTGCAAAAATTGCTTTTTATGATAAACAAAATAAAAAAATTGGAGCAATAAAATTCACAACATCAACTAAGTTAAGCGATTATATAAAAGCTTTTTATGATTTTTCAATTGCTACTGCTTTTTTTGAAATTAAACAATACTCATTGATTATTTTAAATTACAAAGACAATTATCTTAAAAACGAAATTGATTTTCATGAAACTTTTTATGCAAATACAACTAAAACTAAAAGAAGTTCAAAAAAAGATATTTTTTATTTTGAAAAAAAATTAAGATCTTCTGGAGAATCTGATGAATCAGAAACCATTTATGAAAAAATCTCTAGTAGAATGATTAAAAAAAATTTAGACTTTATGCCTTTTGATTTATATTTAAGTCAAATAAATCAAGCTTTAGAAATTAAAAATAGATTGCCCTTAAATCAAGATGATAATACAGATTGGGGAGAAAACCCTTTTTTAAAAGAATTAATCAAATTAGATTGTCCAAAATATTCTGATTTTAGTGGAAAAGTTATTTCAAAGAATGAAATAATATCAAATAATCCTAAGGAATCAAAAATAAGAAGAGATATTGAAGAAAATAGAGATGAAATAAGATTTGCAGAAATAGAAAATGTAATAAAGTCTTTAAAAGAAAAAAATGCAAGAATAATTTGATACGATTTTGAATCATATTCTCTTCCTTATTCTGCAATTGATAATTATTTGCCTTATAAACAAATTCCTTTTCAATTATCAATTATTGAAACATTAAATGACAAAATTATTTCAAAAAATAATCTTGTTTATGATCCTTTAAACTATACTAACGAAAATTTCATTGAAATAATTAATACTATTTATTCAAAAAAAGCTGATTCTTATGTTGTTTACAATAAATCATATGAAAACACAAGATTAAAAGAAATGTGTGAAAATTTAAAAACAACTAAAAATAAATTATTTGGAAATGTAGAAAAATTAAATGATTTGAATAAAAGAATTGAGTACATAATTTCTAAAACAGTTGACCTTGCTGAATTATTTATTCCAAAAGTGGATCAAACACCAATATTTCTGTCAGAACTAAAAGGATTTTATAGTATAAAAAAAATTGAAAAATACATTACAAAAAATCAAATAAAATTGAAAAATAATATTGTTCCTTATTCTACATTAGAAGTAAAAGATGGTTTAATGGCTATGAAACTAGGAATTAAAAGATCTTTAAATATTATTGGAAATGAAGAATGAAAAAAAGAAAAAGAAAATTTGAAGAAATACTGTGAAAATGACGTAAGAGCTATGCTTATGGTATATGATTTTGCAATATATATGCAAAACAATAGCTTCAAAGGAGAACAAAATGGAAGATCTTAA
- the glpO gene encoding type 2 glycerol-3-phosphate oxidase encodes MKKYDVIVIGGGIIGGAITYQLSKYNLKIAVLEKNPILAGETSAANSGVLHGGFDPEPHKIEARLNVEGVKIWKEQIFKHLIFNRAKLDTLVLAFNDEELKELKKLYDRGLENNVPKEFMKIISMNEIISREPHVNKEVKSGLVYNDSWAIDPIGATKAFFGVAKQNGVEIHKNSKVTKIKYENDLFSIQINDKDFLQAKVVINAAGHYSDEIAKIAGYPDFKLTTRRGEYRILSNSELSKVNSILFMVPTIHGKGVVVAPMLDGRVMTGPSAEDGVEKNDTRLITREKFEFIERIGKKLIPSLDFERTELTFSGSRAIDIATNDFIINSAKENINFINAAGMQSPAIAAAPAIALEIEKLVKKTKLKLEHKKDFNPNYEVIF; translated from the coding sequence ATGAAAAAATATGATGTTATTGTTATAGGTGGTGGAATAATTGGAGGTGCTATAACTTATCAGTTATCAAAATACAATTTGAAAATTGCTGTTTTAGAAAAAAATCCTATTTTAGCAGGAGAAACTTCAGCTGCTAATAGTGGAGTTTTACATGGAGGTTTTGATCCTGAACCTCATAAAATTGAGGCCAGGTTAAATGTTGAAGGCGTAAAAATTTGAAAAGAACAAATTTTTAAGCATTTGATTTTTAATCGAGCAAAACTTGATACTTTAGTTTTAGCTTTTAATGATGAAGAATTAAAAGAATTGAAAAAATTGTATGATAGAGGACTTGAAAATAATGTGCCCAAAGAATTTATGAAAATAATTTCAATGAATGAAATTATTAGTAGAGAACCACATGTAAACAAAGAAGTTAAAAGCGGACTTGTTTATAATGATAGTTGAGCAATTGATCCAATCGGAGCAACAAAAGCATTTTTTGGAGTTGCAAAACAAAATGGTGTTGAAATTCATAAAAATAGTAAAGTTACTAAAATTAAATATGAAAATGATTTATTTTCAATTCAAATTAATGATAAGGATTTTCTCCAAGCTAAAGTTGTTATTAATGCTGCTGGGCATTATTCAGATGAAATTGCAAAAATTGCAGGATATCCAGATTTCAAGCTAACAACAAGAAGAGGAGAATATCGGATTTTATCTAATTCAGAGTTGTCAAAAGTTAATTCAATATTATTTATGGTTCCAACAATTCATGGAAAAGGTGTTGTTGTAGCTCCTATGTTAGATGGAAGAGTTATGACTGGACCTTCAGCTGAAGATGGTGTTGAAAAAAATGATACAAGATTAATTACAAGAGAAAAATTTGAATTTATTGAGCGAATTGGTAAGAAACTAATTCCAAGTTTGGATTTTGAAAGAACTGAACTAACTTTTTCAGGTTCTAGAGCTATTGATATTGCAACTAATGATTTTATTATTAATAGTGCAAAAGAAAATATTAATTTTATTAATGCAGCTGGAATGCAATCTCCAGCAATTGCAGCAGCACCTGCAATTGCATTAGAAATTGAAAAGCTTGTTAAAAAAACAAAATTAAAATTAGAACATAAAAAAGATTTTAATCCTAATTATGAAGTAATTTTTTAA
- the rpmA gene encoding 50S ribosomal protein L27, with amino-acid sequence MAKTKSGGSTSNGRDSKGRRLGQKLGDGQFALAGSIIYRQRGTKIHPGENVGIGKDHTLYTLIDGYIKYAIKRNRKYASAFEERK; translated from the coding sequence ATGGCAAAGACAAAATCAGGTGGATCGACAAGTAATGGTCGTGATAGTAAAGGTAGAAGACTAGGTCAAAAACTTGGAGATGGACAATTCGCTTTAGCAGGTTCAATTATCTATCGTCAAAGAGGAACAAAAATTCACCCAGGTGAAAATGTTGGTATTGGTAAAGATCATACTTTGTACACTCTAATTGATGGATATATCAAATATGCTATAAAGCGTAATAGAAAATATGCTTCAGCTTTTGAAGAAAGAAAATAA
- a CDS encoding MSC_0622 family F1-like ATPase gamma subunit: MKIGSNSKKILTLKKIHSLIKVSKLKSLAEIAKFNKNFLNRFENALFYRDLMEYFEKKYNFENVFFNKNKEKNSKRKIAKETVLWFYLTEEYEINSFSYESLNKELLAKFDKKNDIFIPIGEDAIKFAKENQINSLIEFKDNKSENLVENLNTILYSIYVNGNAKAIKFVLNTNKTKDKIVTVLPIKELELEVSNYEHEKDEDISNYKFYPSILEVNKNIVYSYLTNILSALISESRFYTVKQKYAKQNDLLKNIEEKIDELKFVEISNKRKQLTDEIILASQNNK; encoded by the coding sequence ATGAAAATAGGAAGTAATTCAAAAAAAATTTTAACTTTGAAAAAAATTCACTCTTTAATTAAAGTAAGCAAATTAAAATCTCTTGCTGAAATTGCAAAATTTAATAAGAATTTTTTGAACAGATTTGAAAATGCTTTATTTTATAGAGACTTGATGGAATATTTTGAAAAAAAATATAATTTTGAAAATGTATTTTTTAATAAAAACAAGGAAAAGAATTCAAAAAGAAAAATTGCTAAGGAAACAGTGTTGTGATTTTATTTGACGGAAGAGTATGAAATCAATTCTTTTTCATATGAAAGTTTGAACAAAGAATTACTTGCAAAATTTGATAAGAAAAATGATATTTTTATCCCAATTGGTGAAGATGCAATAAAATTTGCTAAGGAAAATCAAATAAATTCTCTTATCGAATTTAAAGATAATAAATCTGAAAATCTTGTAGAAAATTTAAATACCATTTTATATTCTATTTATGTTAATGGAAATGCTAAAGCTATTAAATTTGTTTTGAACACAAATAAAACAAAAGACAAAATAGTTACTGTCTTACCAATTAAAGAATTAGAATTAGAAGTAAGTAATTATGAACATGAAAAAGATGAAGATATTTCCAATTATAAATTTTACCCTTCGATTTTAGAAGTGAACAAAAACATTGTATATAGCTATTTAACAAATATACTATCAGCTTTAATTTCAGAGTCTCGTTTTTATACAGTTAAACAAAAATATGCAAAACAAAATGATTTATTGAAAAATATTGAAGAAAAAATTGATGAATTAAAATTTGTAGAAATAAGCAATAAAAGAAAACAATTAACAGATGAAATTATTTTGGCAAGTCAAAATAACAAATAA
- a CDS encoding MAGa7180 family putative nuclease, translating to MDKLKKRHFYNGIDYVLDGESKKLILLKEFHEKLLNKTLWGSFGFKKIGGSNIGDVLLKNEKFHSEFSAFAKISYLNLPILDPKYVNAGIMIEPKVIEAIEQISNYKVQTFDPKKYNYDYFSDKDEIVGGIPDGYVEEKKIILEIKTTKESNFENWEKYGVPNSYLKQSQLYSFLMGVEEFAIVATFLKNEDYENPENYPIKKRKIKSYKYKINKEQVLDDLEKVKNWYHKHTKTGVSPEYNVIEDKDLLDYLKCQNEEEWLNLLKKWDSEGKVKVEYGNW from the coding sequence ATGGATAAACTCAAAAAAAGACACTTTTATAATGGTATTGATTATGTATTGGATGGCGAGTCTAAAAAACTAATTTTATTAAAAGAATTTCATGAAAAACTTTTAAACAAAACTTTGTGAGGAAGTTTTGGATTTAAAAAAATTGGAGGAAGTAATATTGGTGATGTTCTATTAAAGAATGAAAAATTTCATTCTGAATTTTCTGCATTTGCTAAAATTTCATATTTAAATTTGCCTATTTTAGATCCGAAGTATGTAAATGCTGGAATAATGATTGAGCCAAAAGTAATTGAGGCAATAGAACAAATAAGCAATTATAAAGTTCAGACTTTTGATCCAAAAAAATATAATTACGATTATTTTAGTGATAAAGATGAAATTGTAGGTGGAATCCCTGATGGATATGTCGAAGAAAAAAAAATAATCTTAGAAATTAAAACAACAAAAGAATCTAATTTTGAAAATTGAGAAAAATATGGTGTTCCAAATTCTTATTTAAAACAATCGCAATTATATTCTTTTTTAATGGGTGTTGAAGAATTCGCAATTGTTGCAACTTTTTTGAAAAATGAAGATTATGAAAATCCAGAAAATTATCCAATCAAAAAAAGAAAAATAAAATCATATAAATACAAAATAAATAAAGAGCAAGTATTAGATGATTTAGAAAAAGTTAAAAATTGATATCATAAACATACTAAAACAGGAGTTTCTCCTGAGTACAATGTTATTGAAGATAAAGATCTTTTAGATTATTTAAAATGTCAAAATGAAGAAGAATGACTTAATCTTTTGAAAAAGTGAGATTCAGAAGGTAAAGTAAAGGTTGAATATGGAAATTGATAA